The Serinus canaria isolate serCan28SL12 chromosome 8, serCan2020, whole genome shotgun sequence DNA window GGCACCATGTCGGAGTACTGCACCGAGAGGAGCTGCCCCATCATGTCCGGCGGGCTCAAGTACGAGTACAGGTGGCAGGATGACAGCAAGTACAAGAAGCCGACCAAGCTGTCGGCCCCACAGTACATGTGCATGCTGATGGACTGGATCGAGATGCTCATTAACAATGAGGATGTCTTCCCCACCAGGATAGGTGAGTGGGTTCTGATTCCCTGAATGAAAGCTGGACTGGTAACTGGTGCAGATTCCCAAGCTGCACCTCAGGGTTGGTACTGATGAACTTTGTGATTCAAAGTATTGTGGCATTTCCCTTTCCAGGTGTTTCTCAGTGTTACACCCTTTTGCTCCAAACTGAGTTTGGGATTTCTTATCCTACTACAAGGGGATGTGGAACACAatgttctccttttctgtgcttGAACTTGTTCTGTGTTTGTGAGAAATGAAGGCTAGTAGGTCATTAGCTTCCTTGCCTTTCCTCaagaggctgagctgcagagctggttaGAGGTGGTCATCACATCCCTGCTTGTCTCCCAACTAATCAACTcaatttctttctggttttccaCATAGCTTCATGGTCCCAAGATCCAACCCTTGCTGCTTCACTCCTCAGTCCCTTTCCATCTCAGCGCTGATTATACCTCACAATTTGCTAGGTAGCTGAGGCACTGCTTGAGCAGAGATGTCCCTAGGATGTGGCTTTGTCACTGCCAAGACCCAGGGTGCATGATACACCTCTTAAAaaagagctgcctgcagcagctgccaaaggtAGCACAACTTTCAGACtaactcctctgctgctgacctgcaatgctcagcagctgccaaggCTGATATTAGCTGCTACTTAGCTGCTTTTTGTCATTTGGGGAAATGAGTTCAAGGGTTGGAGCTGATGGGGCTTCCAGAGTCTCAGGTCATGCCTTGGTGAGGTTGTTTTTCAGACAGAACATGAAACTACTtgagtgtaaaaaaaaaagatttaaggAGCTTGGGGCTGGAAAGGCATAGCTTTGCAAGTCTGCTTGACCTTTTTTGTTTGCCAAGCAGACAGAGCTTTATGAAATCAGTGCAGCTTATGGTCAAGATTTTCATTAATGTGCTGGGAAACATTGAGGAAAATGGTCTGTGTGGGATTACTGGCATTACTCACTGTTGTAGCCCCGTTTGGCTGTGCTGTAAATGTAGCTGTGTGTCTTTTTAAGGAAAGTCTCTGGCCCTTGGAATCTGAGAGGGGTCATGGGTCTCTGCAAGCAAGAGGGCAGACAGTGCCTGGAGCCTGGTTGTGCTAAACTGTTTTGGCTTTGGGATGGGATGATTCTTCCAGACCCCTGATCTGATCTGGCTGCTCTGGCTTTGCCTGGAGTTAGGGAGGGACAAGTCCCTGAAACCAAGACCAGCTGGCACTCGCTGCCTTCTTCCCCTCTCTGGTGGtctggggcaggcagggtagCACAGTGCCTGCTGCTCATGCTGGAGGACAGGCAGGATGCCTTTGGAGTGTGTGGAGAGGCAGTCCCTGGGACTCACCAGGGCATTCACTGTGCTGTGGAGGCATCTTTCCCTCATGGGCAGTGGTGTCCATGCCCTCCAGTGAACCAAGGAGGCTGGAAGTGTGGCTGGCTGACAGTCAGTGCAGGATACTCTGGGCcacagtcccagccctgctggggacagcaaagTCCCTGGTCATTCTGGCTGCTCagacttgctgctgctgaggggtgagacagcagccacagggagcaGCCTGTGTTCCTCTTCCTAGGGTGGCTTGTCCTCAAGGAGAAGATCTGCAAGCCATTAAAAGCAGAGGCACATATGTGGATTTACTGTGTTTTCCCTCCAGCCAGAAGAGAGTGTCCTGATCCAATTTCATGCCTTTCAGGTAGGATTTGGGATGTGATGCTGCTTGACACTGCTCTAGGAAGTAAAGGTGTACAGGGAGTATTAACATCTCAAAAAGCAGCCAACCGTGGGAGGGACAttgcagcatcctctgctctcccacatTTCTCCCTCTGAGGTACAAAAGCCAAATACAGTCATTGTCCTGGTGGTTTTCACTTCATTTCTGGCACTTCTCCCTCTGAGTTATAGCACATCCTGATGTGGAGAGGGATGGCTGGTTTccatttctcctttcatttcagtttaggggcagttctgggtgagATCCAGGATGACTGTAGATGAACATGGATCaaatccattttcttctcttccaagGCTGTTCCTGGGCCCCTTTTCCAAACCATTTTGTTGTGGGGACCCTTGTGTCCCCTGAATGACTTCAGGCCCTGTGCTGGCGTGTCTTGGTGGTTTTGGCCTCACACAAGTGAGAAAGAGGACTCAGGCTGAGGTTGCACTCTAAAACACATGAAAGGCTGTTGGGGGAGGcatggggaggagggagctggtggCACTTTGTCATCAGTGTGTCCCCAATTATCTGCCTTTCACTGTCCTGCCTTGTTCACTGGCAATTGCTTGGCAGCTCTGGCATTTCAGAAGATGGAGTGTTTGGCTGAAGGGAAATGCACTGGATGACAGAGGAGGCTGGCCAGGATGTGAGGCTCAGGGACAGTGGCCAGGGTGACCAAACAGAGGTGCTTAACCTCTCTCCTAAAGAGCAAGCCCTTGGAAATGACCCAGAACAAGGGGAATAAGGCACTGAGAGGACACAGAGGAGATGTGAGCTGTTTTaaggaggggaaaggagctTGATGAGGTGATGAGGGGAAATGACAAATGTCATGCTTTGGAGTAATGGTGAGACCCTTGGATGTTAGCAGCAGAGATGGGATTTAGCTTGAAGGTCTGTTTCACTCCTGCTTGTGCTGGAGACgttcctgggcacagctgcctaCTGTCTCAGAGGGTGTTTCATGAGCTGTGTGCAGCTCAGCTTTCCCTCCTGGCCCCTCTTTGCCATGTGCAGTAAAGCTGTCCCAGCATAAAGATTTCCCTGGCTAAGGCAACCTAACTGCAGACAAGACagacttttttcattttagatttgtttttcttagaaGCAGCAAGTGTTCCCCAGACTCACAAACATTGCTGGAGGCTAACCTCAGCATCCTCCTGCATCCAAGAGCTACACAGCCTGAAGCAGCGCATGATTCAACAGGGCTTGCTGGTAGGCTCCTGATAGTCGAGAGGTATCTCATGGGTCAGAGGGGGGAAATCTTTCACCCCAGGGTGAGAGGCTCAGCTAGAAATGAGCAGAGATGGGCTTGCAGGGTCCTTAGGCATCACAGGGGACACCTTGGCTGGGTTAAATGGTCACGGCTGCAGCCACCggagcagagctggcctgaCTTGCACATTAAAGCatctgctcctccagcacaaGTCAGaggtgggaggggagcagagtgACAAACACCTTTAGTTTAGCCAAGCTGTGTGATGCACAGCTCttgccagctctgcagtgaggcCAGAGGGACAGCTGGCATCCAACATGGCAGGAAGGGAGCCCGACACCAGCAGACAGTTTGTGACCTGGCAGAGTTAACCAGGACTGCAGCCCTCGGATGGCGCCAGCAGAAAATCCCTGTAGTGGAGATTATTAGCAGGTtcggtgggggggggggggaggaggtgctgccAATCCCCCTGCATTCCACAGCAAGGACTGGGAGAGATACTGTGTCTTCCCCATGCCCAGGGAAATCTAcctgcagggctccatcccaCTGTCTAATCCTTTCTCTGGAGTGGGAACCTGTTTGTCAGCCTGTTAAGATGAGACAAATCCCTGCATGGCATGAGCTCTGCCTACCTGATGGCTATAAATctacagaagcagcagctttcccagacAACCCATATCATTTGGTGTGTGCTAATGTTTTGTTTCCACTCTTCCAACCAATGTAGCTGtcctgaaaaatacatttaaaaggAGAGTAAGCATTTTTTCCCATGCAGAGAGAGGAATAAATGATTCTACAGGTGTACTTTCACCAACTGGTAAAACTACATCAGCAGATTTATTCAGTGAGTGGACATCCATGAACAAATTACCACCTGGAAAATATGCTCTCCTCCCAGTAATCGTCCTGCCCTGTGGTGCCTGgtctcagggagctgctgctgggcagtgctgtgctgaggaggaagGATGGCTGGGTGGGGTCTCCaggctgtgtctgctctggTCAGCCCAGCATCAGGCTGCTGGTTGCACGAGGCCAGGTGTGCCCCATCAGCACCATCGTGGCTGCTGAGGCCTTGCTGCTGTTAGATGAGTGCAGGGTTTAGAGCAGCCCCAGTGACAGAAACACCCCGCGCTCTCCGCCAGATTTGCCTGTGGCTCGACAGAGCACCGGCCACGGGAGGCTTTGTAACAGTTCTTGGAAAGCTTTTCAAAACTCAAGCCCATCATTCAAGCATAGTCCCAGAACAATTataaaaaccagagaaaaccTGGTGCGAAATGATCCGATACTTTCTTGCCataacaacaggaaaaaatgctCAGAATTCAGCTAATTATTGGTGTTCTCTCAGCTGGCTCTTTTTTACATAATTTGttgaggctttttttcccctgctttttttcttccaaaattaatACCACACCAGCTTGCAGCTGCCATCATGCCATTAGTTTTAAACAGGGCTTTAAACacttatttttaggaaaaatgaATCATTGAACACCATGGTGGCCAAAATGAAATTGagaaataacaacaacaattCATCACGAAGTTCACTGAATTACTGcatttgcagaggaaaaaaaaatacaattgcCAAGAAGCAAAATAGCTTCCCAGTACTGATTCAttgtgaaaaaattaaattggcTGGTGCACAAGTGTTGGGGATAGAAGATGGCAGGAAAGATCCAGGACCCTTTGGCTGTCCCTTACCCTAAGCACAGGCACTTTGTTACCTCTCATTTTCACTTCCTTTTACACATGCTTTCCTTATGTTTTGAAGCAATCAGTGCAGAGTGGGGAAAACAGATTCCTTGGAGCTTTAAATCATATCTTGGGATTTTCAAGCAAAATGTCCAAGACAAACTAAAGGTGCCAATTCATTTCATGGCTGTGAGTCACTCTGCTGGGAGTGAAATTGTACCTGCTGTACTTACAGCTTTTTGCCTTGGCTTGGagcagaaattcttcctaatatctaaactAAACATCATGCAAAAACAGTCAGAGggggtggctgctgcctgccagactgtgggctgctgctgctttctccaaGGTTGCTGTATGGTGAGCACCAGGGAAGTAAATGTAAAGGtaatttcagtgcttttaaatCAGCCCAGGTGGGTTTTGTGATGTTCTGCTGTTCCCCTGGGGCAGTTAGACCACCATCAGTGGGATGAACTAGGATGGTGGTTTTGGGTCCCTGcaggtgtgcagggctggggagggtgaAGCATACCCAAGCAGTGTCAGCCTGTTGGGGTGGTTTGTCAAACCTGGAGGCCCATCCTGACTTTCCCCTGGCCTGCTGTATTTCTGCTAAAAGGACATCTCAGCCATGAAGGACCTGTCCCACCGGACTCATCCCTTTGTCTCATCCATCTGCTACTGTCCCTGGTTTGTGCCACGATGTTCCACCTTTGAGATAGAGCAAGTCCCTAAGCAAGGGCCACCAGCGCCCCACTCCCAAATGCCATTAATGGGTGCATTGGCCACTTGTCGgtctctctgtgctggctgtgaggctgatcagcctggcccagctggcagggaggtgggagccctgggaggagcagctgccctcTCCACATGTGGGGAAGGAGCCCCATCGCTCTGCAGTCGCTGTTGCAGTGACCCAGGAGCCGGAACAGCCCTGGTGGGAACGGCAGCGAGCTCAGCGTAAGGCTGAGCACCTgcaagggcaggaggggcacCTGTGGCCACAGATCCCTGTGCCgtggctgtcccctggctgggacgtgctggctgcagtgtgtgcccggctgcagggaggaggcacagcctgccccagctgtgtcccctcccgtGCTGGAGAGGATGTCACATGTGTTGTCTGCTGGACATCCGCTGCGCCAGCAGTGCTGACCCAGAGCAAGCCGCATTTATGGCGgatctttctgctgctctcagatgCAACCTTCACTGCAGAGCCTCTTCTTTCAGCTCTAGGTGAGGGGATGGGGTGTTTCTCCAGCTCCCCACCAGCATGGCCAGTGCTTGCTGGGGCTGTTGTGGGTTCCTTTCCAAGTCACTGGAGATCAGCAGCAAGGCACCACTGCTGGCAGAGGCAATCTGCATGTCAGATATCCGCCCTGCTTCCTTCCCGAGGGGAAGTGCTTTGATCAGCTGGCACGGAGCCCTGTGCCAGATGCAGGGTCCAGTCAAGCATCTCTGACCTGTATTGAGGGTCCTGGCACAGGAGACAGACCTGGCTGCAGCACGGGGACAGGAAGCAGgaccctgctgtgcctccctgggcaggtgtGAAGGCGAGGGTGTTGCTGGGAGAAAGAGTCAGAGCCGGACCCGAGCCATCCCAAAGGACCGTCCATAGTGAGGGGGATGTCCTGGCATGGGATCCATTAGTGAGAGGCAGCCGCCGCTACAGCCTGGCCGTGCCTGGAGGGGACGGCCACACACTGACACCTGGTGATGGACACAAAGAAGGGCAACTCAGCCTCAGCTCCGGAGAGCTTCCGATGCTCCTGGTTCGTGTGAAACACAGTGGTTGAGTAGTCCAGAAGGGAGCTTGGAGGTCCTAGCGGCCTGATGGTATCTTTCCATGTATCATTAGGTTTAGGAGTTCAACAACTAGTTGCTGATGACCATGAGATTTTAATTAGCTAACCTTTAAAGATTCTTTGTAACTCAAACTATTCTTTGTCTCTGTGATTTAAGCTAAATCTCTGTTTCCTGATACAAAAGCTGCTTCTGGAGAATCTAGAATGTAGCTGGAGGTGTCTCCTCTAAGTCTCTCAGCTGCCAGCATAACCATGAGGACTTGCTGGTGACAGATGTATGAGACAAGACAATTCCTGGCTAATCTCAGGACAAAAGCTGTGGAAAGCCACTTGTCACCATCTGCCATGTCTGGAGGTAGCCCATCTGACAGCAGGATCTGCACCATAGGTACTGtcagccctgggagcctgaGATCTGTTTGTTCTGCTGTTCACTCTCAGAGCGTATTTCCTTCTCAGCTCAGGAGTGGGTTGAGggttgctgcttttcttcactATCACTCTTTGCAGTTTGGCAATAAACTCCCAGTGATGGTCAGCTCGGGTTTCTCCCTCACTGCCTGCTTTGACTGGGGAGGCTGTTGGTGACTGGGAGAGGTGACAAACTGAAGGCAGCAAAtgccttcctgcctgcttcTGGGCACTTGCTGAGATCTCAGCTGCCTGTGgtcccagggaggtgacaggcTGTCCAGAACAGTGTGTCCAGTTCCCCAGCCACTGTCCAGGAATGTGCATTCACCAGCAATTATTTGCTATAATGagctttataaaaaaaatagtttcttaaCCAGTTCTTCACAGCTGGTCTGCAGGGGCCACCTTAATGGCATGTCTGAGTCCCCAGCTGGGTGACTCCAGCTTTTATTTGCTCAGCAAATCCTCACTCAGGGCAGAAAGCTCAAATGGAGCCATTGATAAAGCACTgtgtccctcctgcctgcaggggaACCTGGAGAGCTCTCTGATCCCTGCCTGTGTCAGACTAGCAGGCAAGGAGAGCTCTATAGCCAGAGTTGGGCAGAAGCAGATCTGCAGTCACATCTCTGAGGTGTTGGCATAGGGACAGCCTGGTTGTACTTTGCCAGATGTGAACACCTTTCCTGAAAAGTCCTAATGGGATCTGTCAGAACTGATGGTGAAACAGGTCATGCTGaggtccctgctgcaggggcagccctggggctgcagtgtGCTCGTGGTTATGCAGAGCAGTGGCCACAAATCAGTCTCAAAACCACCTTTGTGTGATGCTGAGCCAAGGTCTGTGTCCTTCTCCAAGGGGTGGCTGGGACATCCAGATGTGGCACGAGCACAGACACTTCAGCCTTGCCCTCTGCTCCAACACACTGCATGCAGGAAAGGGAgactgggctgtgctcagggtgACTCTGCTTTAGAccaaaaataatattcttttgTGAGTTCCAAACCCAacacctgcccagccctggtgatTGAAAACAGGCTCCACACGTGAAGGAAGGACAGAACCTTTGTGTTTGCCACCCACAAAGGAGaggggctcagcactgctgctgggaaacaaaactgccaggagcctttgggaaaaaaacagctttaattGCCTAGCAAGACTGGTGAGAAAGATTCAAAGataaaattaccatttttaattttttagctAAGAGATTTGCTGATGCTTTCCTGTGCACATAATGTGTGAGCTGGCCATGGTTGAGCACGGTTTGTTTGGAAGGATTTTCAAGAGGTTATGTGCTGCATTAATAAGAAGCTAAGGGAGGAGGCTGGTATAACCGTGGGAAgggaggtttttattttgttctttgtgtATTTGCATTGAATTGCTctggggagaggaagaagcctcaggaaaacaaatatcAGTTGTTTCATTCTCctcctcacaaaaaaaaaaaaaaaaaaccaaccaaaaagtTTAGTGTTTCAAAGCCATGTTTCCTTTAGAGATTTACCCCAAGGTTGCTGGCACTGATGGTATCACACCCTGAGATTTCATTGTGATAGCAGTGTATTTTGAAAAGGATGGAAATAATCCACCCTGTGTCCTTGTGCGGGACAAAGCTGAAAGTATAGAGCCAAATGTGATGGGTCCCATCCTAGGAGGATCTCTCAGGGTTATACAAGCacaatgaaattaaaaacccaACATCATTAAGATGAgctgttttcttcctgatttAATGAGacattttattgaaataagGATCAGGAAAAAGGTAGAAACTCCATCAATTTCTGCTGATGCGTCAGAAGTGATGTCTGAGGGTGTGAGGAGGAAGTAAAACAGTATGAGCCTTGCTTTTGGGTTGAGAGGAAGGTCTCCTTTCTGGTGGCAGATGGTTTGGCTTTGTTCATGGACCTGGGTAAATACAATTTGACTTACATCATGCCTGCACAGGCTTGTAGGGGAAAGGCACGGAGAGGGGACAGAAGGATCTTCTGCCAGATTGCTCTGGATTGAGCCAGATGTGGAGAGTTGCAGccttctcaaaaaaaaacccactcttttttctctcctatgGCAACTCTCCAAATACTGAGCCCATGCCCATGTGAAGTTGCTAATTGTGCAATAAGGGAATATGTGGGAAGAGCTCAATGGCACACTGCCCCAGTGTCACTCTTGGTATTAGCCAAGGGGGTCCTTCCTTGTCATCTATGACTGCCTGTCAAACATGACAGAGATATTTAAAtgctggttttttgggtttttttaaatgttcaaatGGCTTCCaatttgcttctgctttgcaggTGTTCCCTTCCCTAAGCAGTTCCAGCAAGTTTGTACCAAGATCCTCACCCGCCTCTTCCGTGTCTTTGTCCATGTCTACATCCACCACTTTGACAGCATCATCAACATGGGTGCTGAGGCTCACGTCAACACCTGCTACAAGCACTTTTACTATTTCATCAGGGAGTTCAGCCTCATTGAccacagggagctggagccTTTGGTAAGAATggccctgggatggggaggtgGAGGTTGAGTGGTGTGGGCTGAACACAGCACTGGTAGGTTTGGGTTGGGGCTGGACTCCAAGCAGTGCTGACCCTCTCTGGACTCTTTTGGCCACCCTACCTCAGACACACAGTCATGTTTTCTGTCCTGGGACCATCAGCCTTGGTGCTCTGAGAGAGAAatccccagcagcaccaaggaaACCATTGATGCTTTCTTAACCTTTGCCTCTTGTCATGTCTGTGAATTGAACTTCAGTACCCTTAGGACCACCACAGAGTAGTGTCCCCATAGTGACTTGGTAGCTCTAATGCAATTTGCACATCAAACTGTTTCCAGCTAGTTGTGTCCATGTGGCTTTCAAGAGTCAGATTTGAGCCAAAGTCTCTTCtccacagtttttcttttagcaTTCCCTGCTTGAGATCCTAGTGTGAATTACACCgaggcagcaggaaaggcaaGCCCAGGTAGGACACACAGCTTCAGACAACAGCTGTCAAGGCCATGCTGGAGAGGCCTCACCAGATCTCTGTTTCCCTACAGCCTCCCTTGGGAACCAATTAGTCAGGCAGAAGGTGAGAGCCCTTGACAACAGCAGGATTTGTGAGAAGCAGAGACCAGACAGCCCAGGGCTcataaagcagaaaatgcacATAGTTGGTTTTGTAAGAGAAGCAAGTTTCTTGCAGACAAGGTTGAGTGTAGTCTGACCTAGGGAGGACATGTTGCAGGAAAGAATTAATAGGAAATCCAGTAGTTTGCATGCTGTGATAAGGGCTGGGTTGCAGAAAAGGCCATatccagcagcagagaaccAGGGAAGACCAAGAGGATATAACCCAAGAAAGAGCTGAGAAGAGTCCCAGCTGCTTGCTTAAGATCTGAAGGTGGGGGAGATGCCCCTAAGTGCTAAGAACTTTGCTCCTCTGCTTTCATTTGTCTCAGTCAATTTTCTACCTATCTACTCTAATTATGATTTAGGGGGATGAAAAGGTAATGATCTAATTAGGGGAGACTTGAATGACAACAGTATCAACTCCAATTATTTTGTAGAAATCAGTTGTAACACATATTATCACAATGGCCCTCAGCTCCAGACAATGGCAGCTCAGCATCAGCCTGTTGTCTGTCAGTGTTCCTCATGACAAACCTCTTCAGCATTGTTATACAGTTCATAGCAGTGTCATCCCCTTGGTCTGCTGCTTGCTAATGTAAATAATTAACACCTGGCAGCCAAAGCAGAGGCTGACTTTGCTAAATAGGCTTTCAATGCCAGTGACTCACGTGCAACATGAGATGACTGATGGGTCTCCATAAATCTCAGGTGAACAGATTCTTTCTCTGTGATGCAACCAGTGTCAAACTACAAGGAAATGAGACACATTTGCCCCTGGTCTATCTGTGTCTCATTGCCTTCCATCCAAGCCTCAGGCAGAACCAACCACAGGGTTGAGAGGAAGGaccagggaggaggaagggccTCCTTCCCTCAGGCACTGAGCTGCTTTACATGTGTATGAGAGTGTCCTGCAACCAGGCTGCCTCATCAGCCCAGACAGCTGTCCTAACCTTGCATTTAGTTAGTCCCCAAG harbors:
- the MOB3C gene encoding MOB kinase activator 3C isoform X1, which translates into the protein MALCLKQVFNKDKTFRPRKKFEPGTQRFELYKKAQASLKSGLDLKAVVQLPPGESINDWIAVHVVDFFNRINLIYGTMSEYCTERSCPIMSGGLKYEYRWQDDSKYKKPTKLSAPQYMCMLMDWIEMLINNEDVFPTRIGVPFPKQFQQVCTKILTRLFRVFVHVYIHHFDSIINMGAEAHVNTCYKHFYYFIREFSLIDHRELEPLKEMTERICH
- the MOB3C gene encoding MOB kinase activator 3C isoform X2: MALCLKQVFNKDKTFRPRKKFEPGTQRFELYKKAQASLKSGLDLKAVVQLPPGESINDWIAVHVVDFFNRINLIYGTMSEYCTERSCPIMSGGLKYEYRWQDDSKYKKPTKLSAPQYMCMLMDWIEMLINNEDVFPTRIGVPFPKQFQQVCTKILTRLFRVFVHVYIHHFDSIINMGAEAHVNTCYKHFYYFIREFSLIDHRELEPLFFF